Genomic window (Mus caroli chromosome 14, CAROLI_EIJ_v1.1, whole genome shotgun sequence):
GAAACAACTTGCTAGTTATCATATGCAAATTCCTATATTACCACCGGTTTTATCAGTTCCTATAACATCTGTTTCATATGCTATAGTGTAAAGAACTTTTTAGTTAAATATTTTGTCCAATATGTATTTACTTTTCTACAAAATTTACACACATCATCAAAATGCTCTTTTaaatagagttttgtttttgtttttttaattaagattctAACTTACCAAACcactttttgatttctttcattgtttttttctctgaagCCTAGAAGGGTGGtaactctacacacacacatgctcacatatctCTTTCTTGTATACAGTTCTGTCATTCTGAGATAACTTTCTCTCTTCCTATACCCTGTTGCCTAAGAGGACACTTTGAAATACTATTAGACAGTTTTGAGAGGGACACAGAATAGAAATCACTTCTGTTTTTAGatcttctggaactttctaggaTTAGGGTAGGTCCTGTTTCCATGATATCCATAAAATAGGAAGTTTTATTAAGtaggattttaaattttgttttcttataggcCTTCCACATCATAATGGATATTTGTAAGGGACTCTGTATCCTTGACTGTTAATTCTGTGCTAATTATGCATGGGAAATATATCTAAAAATGAGGAGACGAATGTTTTTAAGTAGCACAGTGTTCTGACTTTATACATTATTAGGTTCAGTGAGATTCATATACTTTGTGTGATACCCTTAAAGGAAGGCAATCCAGAGGCTAAGTGGGCTTGACACGTTTCACaatctgggtttgatccctgggacaaACTTgttcaagttgtcttctgacatccacacatggGTACATCATAGCcccactaaaaataaaataaatgtaatggaaaataatttaaatttagagGTTTATTACAGAAAGAAAAGTGGAATTATTAAGAActactatatataaatatgtgacatttgaaaattattaaagatTGATTTGAGCATATTCTATATCAAAATCTACATGATATTTTCATTACAGTAACCAGGAAAAAGATGACAGATCTTCATCTCCCAGTCATTAGGAATAAATTTACTTAGTAACTTTTTAAGCTTTCTTGCACTACCGGCAGCTCTCTTGTCAATATTTATTCACCACGTGCATGTCGCCACACCGTGATAGGCAGAGCATGTACGTCAGCAATGTGCATATTTTGTAATAGCAGACTGCTTTACCCTGTGTGTAAATTCAGTAGAAAAGCATCCCAGGTATGTGTGTTTCATGTATCCATGAACTGAGGCTGCCCCATGGAGCCGAAGAACACCCCCTTCCACAGCTAccttttgattgtattttctctCCTGTGCCAAAGGTCAATATGTTGAAATTAGTCTTCAAGGAGAATtgcttgatctctctctctctctctctctctctctctctctctctctctctNNNNNNNNNNNNNNNNNNNNNNNNNctttctttctttctttctctttctttctttctttctttctttctttctttctttctttctttctttctttctttctttctttctatctttcttttttcttttttttccctcatttttgATTGTTAAGATAGACATCTTCCAGGGGTGCAAAATTAGAATCTGTGAGACTTCTTATTGCAATTAAGTCAACTTTATATGCTGTTCTTAATGCTTCTCTTTCTGACAGTACAATCAAGCCTGCTATTTCCTAAAACACTGGACTGGCATCCAAAATATTAGGCATTAGGTTTTTACTAATGTGCCAgtttcttgggtttgtttttagagaggtgtgtgtgtgtgtgtttgtatatgtgtgtgtgtttgtgtgtgtgagtgtttgtgtgtgtgtatgtgtgcttgtgtatgtttgattgtgtgtaagtatgtgtgtttgtgtgtgtatatttgtgtaagtatgtgtgtttgtgtgtgtatatttgtgtaagtatgtgtgtttgtgtatatgtatgtttgtgtgtatgtgtttgtgtgtatgtgtgtgttagttttgAGTTCTTCTTGATAAAAGTGTATCTGCCAAAAAtcaataactttttaaaaagtttatggTCAAGAATCAAGTATTGAAAAGATAATGTGAATTATTTACTTACCCAGATGAAACTGCTATattggttttatattttcaagttcaaattaatgaaccctttcctccataGTGTAAGATGCATTTGGTAGGGCAAATATCAGAGATATCCCTTCATCATTAAATTGGGCAAGGGAACTCACTGGCTCTCAAACTGTTAAATGGATATTAGGTCTTTTAATGAATGGAACAGTTATCTTGGTGCCAGCTTAACTAACAACATTGACATGATTAGCATACATTTTGGCAACTGTTGTAGCACAGGGTCTCAGGAAAAAGAAGCTTTTATGTCTAAGCCCAATTTACTTTAGGTTTCCCTGCTATGTCTGCTTTTAATGTgaacaaaataatatgtaaagGAAATCCtacaacaaaattatttatgaatacataATTTTATTAAGGTCATTGATATTTCTCATGCAAGAAATGAAGCTCAATAACCATCCCCCCAAACACATGAACCATGCTCAAATTGTGAAATGAAtagaatgtttttctctttttataatgaTGCTAAAAGTCATGAAGCTTGTGgaggacttatttattttattaacgCTGCCTCATGTCTTTTATGTAGCTtctccttttattaaaaaaaaaatctaaacaaaccATGACTGGAAAAAATGTGTTGCTTCTTTGTTATGTAAGAGTTGTGAATGAACAGTTTATGGGCTTTAATGGTCTTATAAGTCTCTTATTTCAAGTGTCTATCATACAAAAGGAGCattcatgaaaatatattgaattttttgTCTTAGATTCTGCTgccttatatatttatttatctatattatcaaagtgaagaaaacaagaataagcaattaatataaatctaaTATATCCTGTGTTTATGTTTAAGCTTTTTCTTTATGGTGTGCTATTATCTTAAAATATTGCAAGTTAGTGAAACACAATAAGCACAGAGGTTGCTGGAATGTGAGGGAACACTCACAGTGATATTAAGTCTATAATTAGCTAATGGGAATATAGACATGCATGAGTGCAAATTTTCATAGGAACTtaaacatataagcaaatactCTTCTATATATGTCTACAATTTACACACCCTTAATAATTTACCCAGTGCTTAATTAGGTCATGGATTAGTTTAATATAAACTTTAGCACAGCAGAATACTACCATTTCTCACACTTAATCCTAGAAACAGACACCAATAGCAGGCACTTCAGTGAAAGAACAAGCCAGTGTTCAaatataaaatggtaaaaataatcaagaaaatatgaaaatataaacttttaattTGCAGACATATAAACAATTTTGGTATGGTACAGACACATGAGGGTGATAAGTAAAATGTCTCATTTTGAAGCTAACACATTTCTTGTTTACACAGACAACTTTGCTACAGTTCTTACATAAAGTAAAATTCCCATCTTATGCAAAGAAGGAAGCGATAGAAATCACCAACAAACCAGGTTTCTTCAGTGCAAAAGACTGGTAAAAATTAATCAGCAAAAGAATCTGCAGATGGGCTTACAAATAAAACTTTGGATGTATTCCAGAAccaaataaagaagccagaactTTAGCCGATCGATCAAAACAGCTACAAAAAGTGTAACTTTCATATAAAATGCCTAACTCAAACAACCAACAGCGTACAGTGGCCTTTTGTGGAATTCAAACTGaatacaacttttatttttcttataggGTAGGTGAACAGACATGGATCCACGCTAACATAAAACCCACGGAAAACGAGCTGCTGACCAGTGAAGAGTGCACTAAGATATCATAAACACTAAGCAAGCAAGTAGAGATTGAGACACTAATGTGTGTCTTGATCTTTTACTGAGTACAATGTCTAGATGCTTTTCACGGAAGGAAGAATACACAGACGATTCCTAACCCCATTTAATTCTAGCAAGGGCAGGAGGAAAGCAAACAGAGAGCAGGTGGGTTTACACGAAACATCGCACTCTTCAGCAGGTCAAGTTTACAACACATGGCAATGTTTTGATGCTTGCCCCTAAATAATTGTACTTCTTTTCAAAATGCCTTCTCTTTCAAACTAAAATCGATGTACCTATGAGGTAATACATTTTCTGTTTACaagtgggtttcttttctttcttgtcataTATTTAAGTAGAGAATTCAGTTTACcttaattttacatttaatgtTAAAAACAATATAGTTAAAATATACTCTCTCCTTAATTTCCTGTACAACAACTATCATGTACAATGCCACAGATCCCTGCAAAGGGGAAGctggtgccctcttgtggtgaaaagacattttagaaacaacaaaaatgtacttCTCTTACCTTAGTCTTGAGTTTTGCCAGTCATCTGCTTGGTGTATTAGAGCTGCCAGTTATATCCAACATTTTACATATaggtatttatatatataaattacaatGATATAGCTGTTAGtactaattttcatttaaaaattctgtacACATTTTATAACTTCTGATTTTGCATTAAAAACCTGTAAACAGCTATTTACAATATAGTACAAGTTATAAATTAATTGTCCTTTAGTGGAACTGCGTCAGCACAATGCTGTCTGCCTAATAAAGACTACCTATGGCAGTTATAATGTCCCTCCATGTTATTCCACAAAGGCATATCAAATGTTAGAAATATCcactggttttctctctctcatgcacaagTCAATTTTTCCTTTCAATGGAATCTGTACTTCCAAATTGTCATCTTCCCTGTGATGTTTTTTACCTTTCCGTAGGCAGATGTATATTCCCATCCCCGTAACCAGTGTGATGGAGCCCAAGCTTATGACTGACAGAGCTACCAATGTGGGCATACAGGATATAGATTCTACCTTCCTATGAGTTGGCTCTATTGAGATTTGtggttctttctcttctatattaATTTCTGGCTCCTTTCTCAAAAGGCTCTCAATGTAGCTTTCGTTACTGACAGTGTCATTGACAAATAAGTTCACCATGACTGTGGAGTGGAGAGGCTCGGGGTATCCGTGATCACTCACTTTCACCAGTAAGCGATGCAACCCATAATCTGTCTGAAGCAAGGCTTCCTCCAGAGTGATGTTGCCAGTCTTGGGGTCAATTCTGAAAGACTCAGGCCTGGGACCTCTTCTCCCTATGATGCTATAAGCTATGACAGCATTCATGCCTGTATCTTTGTCAACCGCATAGACCTCTGTTACTGGTGAGCCAGGGAGAGTAGAAGGTAGGACCAGCAAATAAGACATATTAGATTGAGGAAATAAAACAAGAGGAGGGTTATCGTTGATGTCCAGAAGAAGAATTGTGATTTTTGTGGTAGAGGAAAGGGCTGGCTCACCCCCGTCAACAGCCTCCACCCACAGAGTGTAAGAGCTTTGCTGTTCTCTGTCTAAAGAGACTTTAGCTCTCAACATACCCTTTCCTGTGTCTATGACAAAAATATCACTCTGGTTCATTACGGAGAGGGCTACCCATCCGTTCCTCCCAGCATCGGCATCTGTTACACTGATGACTCCAATTTCACCATATCCCGGAAAGTTTTCTGGGACAAAAAAGCTGAAGTCCTTGTTGATGAACCTCGGACTGTTGTCATTTTTATCCAACACAGTGAGGGCCACTGTAGCCACTGATTCTCTGGGTGGCGTCCCACAGTCCACTGCTCGGACAGTGTACctgtacttctctttctcttctctgtccagCTGAGTAGAAACTGTCAGAATCCCCGTGACACTGTCTAAGGAAAAGTATGACGGAGCATCAGGTCCCAAGAAGTAGGAAACGCGTCCCATCTCTCCACTGTCAGCATCTGTAGCATAGAGCTTTGTCAGAAAGGCATTGGGTGCATTGTTTTCTTCAATGGTCAGTTCTATCAAGGGCTGAAGGAAAACAGGGGCATTGTCATTGTCGTCTAAAAGTTGTACTTTAATGATTCTCTTGACATGAAAtccctctgagttccaggccactacAGCTATTTCATAGAAGGGCTGCACTTCATAGTCCATAGGCTTTGTGGTCTCCAACAAATATTCATTGTTGTACGGCTTGTAGGGTGCTAGCCTGAATGGCCCTTCACCATCCAAGAAGCAGTTAATCTTGTATTTACCTTCCGGATCTCTGATGGTAAAAAACGCAATTGGAGTATGAACAGGCTCCAGTTCTTTCAGATACACAACACCATCCACCTCATTTGCGATATAACGTGGGACGATTTCTGGGGGTCTGAAAACGACTTTGATGATCGATACAAGAGCAGTGATCACTGCAGGGATACAGCCAGGTCCATTAGCTAGGATGGTGAGCTTATGTGCCTGTAGAACACTCCCACCAATCTTACTGGAAAGCTTAATGACTCCAGTAACTTCATCCAGGTGGAATAAATCCTTGGTTTCCTGTGGAACTTTCTGGCTGTAACTGTAAGTGATCTGTGCATTTGTCCCCAAGTCTCTATCCACAGCCTGGACTGTTGCAACTGGGGTGCCCACTGTAGCATTTCCATAAACGGTGACATTAATTTGTGAGTCTATAAAGAGAGGACAATTGTCATTAATGTCACTTATGCCAATGGTGAGGGTGGCACTGCCCAGCAGTGGTGGAGACCCACCATCCTCAGCTATGATGATGCTCACATACTGGTCCTGGGTTTCTCTGTCCAAAGCGCCCATGACAATCAAGTAGGGTGTGCGCTCCCCATTCTCATTCTCCTCCACGTCCAGGGTAAACATGCCATGGTAGTCTAGTAAACGATAGGTCTGCACACCGTTAATGCCTACATCAGGGTCCACAGCAGGATGCTCTATTGCCAATCGGGTATTTACAGGTGAATTTTCTGGGACCCAAACGGAGATTTCAGAAATGGGGAACTGTGGAGCATTGTCATTGATATCCCTGATGGCAATTTTCACCTTCACAAACCTAAAATATTCCTGAGGCAGGACCAGCACGTCCAGAAGCAAAAGGCAAGAgtcagaagatggagaggaggCAATGGAGATACTGCCGCCCCAGGCAGCCCCACCGCCCCCATCCAGGCACAATGCTTCTCTGTCGATCTCCTGTGCAGAAGTGTGCAGCTCGCCGGAGCGGTTGTTTAGGGTCACATACTGGCCACTCAGTCCCCCGGAGGCCAagctgaaagagagaggggggttcCCCTCAGAGGCAGTGCGCTCTGGATGCAACAACTGCTGGTTCTGTCTCCCAGAGGCCCGAGGCAGCAgcctcaggtcctctgccaggCTGCCTATGAGCACTCCCGCGGGCAGTCCCTCATTTAGGCTGTACAGAAGCTCGGTTGCACGGCTGTAACTCGCGAGGCAATTGAAGGGTCCCACgaagaggaaaagcagaaaaacaTGCTGGAGTGAAGGAAGGGGACAAAGGTGATTATAcactccaggaagcagagatcagaGGTAGGAAGTAGtgaccctccccccacctcccggGACAATGCTAACCTTCCTCACTATTAccacaaacaaaacccctaatcTGAACAGAGCAAAGTAGAAACTTGCTGCCAGAGGGGAAAGAGCTGTGGGAGAGAGAGCTGTCTCTGAAACTTAattcctttctcttcatcttctATTCTGCATCCCTCCCCTGCACCACCTCCCGCTCCCCGCTCTAGTAACTAGCTTCTCTAGTTAAGGTTTAGAATCTCAAACTTTAAGGCTTTGGGTATCTGGAAACACAGAGCAGAGCATACTTTGACGTAAATTGCTGTCTGCTTAACTAGACAGGAAAACCTCCGTAGGctgtggggaagaaagggaggggaaggtggCAAAAAGGACTGAGCAGTGCAGGATTTAGTGCTCATTGACATGATTCTGCCATTAAAGTCCCAGAACATCTAATGCGATAGACTCGTTTTCTATGAGGCCAATAAGGACAGCAGCATCAGTTGTAACAAGgacaccgccaccaccaccaccaccaccaccaccaccacaaacaacaacaacatggaaAATTGAGCCATACTCCCTACCTGCTCTAGGGAGGAAaaagatttttcattttaatccatACACGAAATCAAATAAAGTGATTTGGGTCTCTACCTCTTATTATGCCCTCTACCTCCTGCTAAGCTGACAAGCCAGCAAAGTAATCGCGAAAATTTATTATGCAAAAGCACTTGTCCGTTGCAGTAGACAGACAATTCCAAGCTGACATTGGACACAGGGATCGATCTTTACAGCCTGGGATATACAAAGAGGATTGAGCGCATCCTCGACCCTCCACCTCATGCAACATTTCTGCTTCGGAAACTTCCTCTATGGACCTGAGGGACCAAGCTATTTGTTTAAAATACCTTGGGCTCGGTATCCCAaactcctttccctccccctatCCTCTCCTGAAGTTTGCATTCTGGGAAAACGTTTGAAAATACCATCCTGGAGTAGAAACAGCTGGAGAGCATTGCAacttctggaggacccagggtTCGCGCATCCTTACCGGCAGGTTCCTGTGGCTGGTCCTGCTGCTGGGACGATGTAGATGCCCCATATCCAGGCACGGGTGCCAGGTCGCCGGGCGCAAGCTCACTGCCTGGACCAGCGAGCTGCGCGCGTTCCGTCGGCCGCGCATTCCCTGGGAGGCTGCAGTCAGAGCGCTCCAGAAGGGAGGGTGGCAGAGGACACTCCCTCTCTGTTCATGCAAATCGCCGGGGAACTTCAGCCAATAGTCACTGGTCTGTCAATTAAGAACAGAAACTCCGATGAACTGGAAAGCCTAGGTTCAGAATGGGGCATTTGCAGTGTCCGCTCCTGGACAACCCACCAAAAGAGCCAGAATAAGGACTGGCTCTTTACAGCTGGGAGGAGATGCCACCAGGTTGGGGACCAGAGCGCATGACTACTAGCCTTGACAAGCCTTGCTCCTTACTGCCCCACTTAAATCCCAAGTCTACAGGTTGTTAGCAAGAAAGAgagtattaaaataaataaacaagccccCGTTGGTGTCTGAACGCACAGACCTGTTCCCACAAAACCAGGCTTTGCCAACCAGTTCCTCCTTGTCAATGTGGATCCAGCAATTCTTTGCACTGAGCAAGAAAAGACACTTTTTTCAAACAAGAGCAGTCTCAACTTCTTGGTGCCAAAGATGCAAGCCAGAAAAGCAAAGCTATGAAATCAGTGGAGGCTTttcctgtcttcattttaatCTTCGCTATTGGTGATGGCAAAGCTGAGAGTGTTTCTCGGTGGTGTCTGCCTGTAGGTTTAATTTTAAAGGTAGCTCCAGTTTCTAGCTGAAAGACAGTTTCTAGCTGAACGACTAGTagaacatggtgtgtgtgtgtgtgtgtgtgtgtgtgtgtgtgtgtgtgtgtgtgtatgtatgtatgtatgtgtatgtctgtgtgtcaatgtatctgtgtgtctgtgtatttgtgtattgtGAGTAATACCAGCTATTATTCTGTAAGAGAAACACTGTAAGGAGAGAGGGCAGTCATTaaagtttaaattaaataagGGTTGCTCTTCAAATATTCCCACTTCTCTCCTCACTCTGCTCTCCTAAGGGTTTAATTGGGGATATGCCCCTTTACAAAGTGGTCCTGGAGCTGTCCAGGTCCAGCATCCaaaatgtttacttattttactgACTCTGATCTTCAACAGTCTGTGACCTGCAATCTTTCATGAAATCAGTTGGTGGGAGTGTCTAGTACATTCAGTCTGTAGAACTGGCAGATCTACTGGGTATCATATAAGTATTGGCCAAAGGCATTCAGCTTCTCTTCAAGTCTATATTCTCTTCACCAGGCTTCCAAATTTTCCCCCTAACTTCCCTGAACATACAGTCTTGTCGGCTAAGTGACTAGTGACTGAGCTAAGACCAGAAAAGTCTCTGCCTCTGGCATCAGAAATAGCAATTCTCTGTACTTTCCAAAGGAAagctaatttaattttcttctaccTTGTACTAACCCAAATAGGAATTGTTTGGCTAATGGCCATATTTTTCCTGTATTCCACTAATCCTAGATTGAAACTCATGAACATTGATAAAGTACTACATCAGAACATCTGGTGTGTTCTGATGCTTGTTATTGCAAAGTTGTATTGTATATGGAAAAGACAAAACACTATACTACAAATCTGACAAATATTATGAGCATAGCTCTTTACAGCCCAGTGGGAGTATAGATGAAGTAGCCAGACCACATGTACACATCCGGACATGGTCTTCTGGGTAAAAGGCCATCATGCATCTGGTAAACAAACCACATCCAGGGAGGCAtgtttttcccttcttctttagCCCTCTGACTGCCACTTATACCCTACAGCTGAACTTTTACCAACATTGGTAAATATTTACCTTGGAGTCTGTAGTCAAGACATTACCAGACTCTAAAAATCCGTACCATGCTCCACCTAAATTGTGTTTATGTCTTAATGCAATACCCTTAGCCTCAAAGAAGCCAGAAGCATATGCTTAGGGTTAGAATATCTTTTAATGGTCATAAAACCCACAATATGCAATGATTCAAATGCTATACAGATAGAAAACACATTGGACTGTGTACACTCACATATCTCATAATCTCAACTGGTTAAGTCTTTTGtctttctgctctgtctttctgcGTGGGTGGCtgttagattttcttttatttataacattGCCGtagaactctttttttattattattatttttagaaagacaAACTGGAGAGAATCTATTTTCAcaactgccttttcttttctttgttgtcatTCCCTTCTTTACTCCAAATCTACATTTTAAAGGAATCCCCACCACCCCACTACAGCAGATTCTGCTCTTTTACCATATTACCCATCTGTGTCTGTAGAAAACTACATTACTACTGTTCCTCTTTGTTAAGGTGAGTGGAAATTAAATCCTCCTACTAGACTATAATTTGTCTCCAGTGTTTCTAAAATGAATGGATATAAGAACCATAGCAAAAGCTATTATAGTGAGTAGGCAGACAGGAATTCAACAGGTTCTGAAAGTACTCTTTGGAGGGACAATATGAAGCACTTTTGTTTTAAGTTACTATGCTGGTTGTCATGTCCCTGAATAGATTTTGTCACAAAAACTTGAAATCTTGGCACAACACTAGGTAACATCTTACATGGGACATACTTACATGTTAAACATACTACTTGCTATCATCTTCCCTCTTTGAGGATCTAAGGAAAAGATTCATGCagcattttgttttttgtctgagtttaaaaaacagagacagaaccaAATGAGCTTCTTTGGTTGTATGCACTATTTTCCTGGGCATTGTAAAAGCATCCCCAGACTACTCTTCCTTCTGGAGGTAGCCTTGTGACCTACCATCTGGTGccacagatttctttttaaagatgatttagAGAGCTTCCATGCTATTAGTCCTTTGAAAATAATACTCATGAGCTTCTCAGATGTCTCAGTCGCTCTGGGCCTGCTTCCCAGGTGTTTTGTAAAAATTGCTCTAGAAGAATAGTTAGATTCTATGCCTCCCAAGCCTATTTCTGCTGTGGACAAAGGACACAGCATGAAATAATGGTCGGCATTTTGAACAGAGCTGGGGATTTGGATCCTACTCCTCTCGGGATTGTTGCTTATTTCCGGTGTGACTTTAGGCACATTGCCACACCTCTGCTTCAATTTTCTTCTGAACATCCCCACATACCACAAGCACATATATGCCTGATCTGGCTCCAGGATTTTTGTTATTAACAGATGCTCCGTGATAATATACAGATTAGTCTGCTTACTGTGCATCATGTTACACAAGTAAATGGTAGTAAAGCTTCTCGCTTGCTACAAGCCTTCTTTTCCTAGTGTTTTTCCTTGTTATAACTCAGCACACACGTTTCCATATTTCTATCAAGACATCAGTTTCAAACATTGTACTTTAATAAACATATTctgaaatatttgaaatcttaATATATTACCTGTGTTATTAAATATGCCTgcaattaattttcattataccttttaaagtaatttaat
Coding sequences:
- the Pcdh20 gene encoding protocadherin-20; amino-acid sequence: MRGRRNARSSLVQAVSLRPATWHPCLDMGHLHRPSSRTSHRNLPHVFLLFLFVGPFNCLASYSRATELLYSLNEGLPAGVLIGSLAEDLRLLPRASGRQNQQLLHPERTASEGNPPLSFSLASGGLSGQYVTLNNRSGELHTSAQEIDREALCLDGGGGAAWGGSISIASSPSSDSCLLLLDVLVLPQEYFRFVKVKIAIRDINDNAPQFPISEISVWVPENSPVNTRLAIEHPAVDPDVGINGVQTYRLLDYHGMFTLDVEENENGERTPYLIVMGALDRETQDQYVSIIIAEDGGSPPLLGSATLTIGISDINDNCPLFIDSQINVTVYGNATVGTPVATVQAVDRDLGTNAQITYSYSQKVPQETKDLFHLDEVTGVIKLSSKIGGSVLQAHKLTILANGPGCIPAVITALVSIIKVVFRPPEIVPRYIANEVDGVVYLKELEPVHTPIAFFTIRDPEGKYKINCFLDGEGPFRLAPYKPYNNEYLLETTKPMDYEVQPFYEIAVVAWNSEGFHVKRIIKVQLLDDNDNAPVFLQPLIELTIEENNAPNAFLTKLYATDADSGEMGRVSYFLGPDAPSYFSLDSVTGILTVSTQLDREEKEKYRYTVRAVDCGTPPRESVATVALTVLDKNDNSPRFINKDFSFFVPENFPGYGEIGVISVTDADAGRNGWVALSVMNQSDIFVIDTGKGMLRAKVSLDREQQSSYTLWVEAVDGGEPALSSTTKITILLLDINDNPPLVLFPQSNMSYLLVLPSTLPGSPVTEVYAVDKDTGMNAVIAYSIIGRRGPRPESFRIDPKTGNITLEEALLQTDYGLHRLLVKVSDHGYPEPLHSTVMVNLFVNDTVSNESYIESLLRKEPEINIEEKEPQISIEPTHRKVESISCMPTLVALSVISLGSITLVTGMGIYICLRKGKKHHREDDNLEVQIPLKGKIDLCMRERKPVDISNI